The Drosophila bipectinata strain 14024-0381.07 chromosome 2L, DbipHiC1v2, whole genome shotgun sequence genome has a segment encoding these proteins:
- the dia gene encoding protein diaphanous, producing the protein MSRHEKTKSTGGGILESLFGRPSKSKGGSINSGTLTHGGRPVSSENDPVQGVEDWKEYIQSLSEEEINAKFLEIIDDMNIPKDKREPLLAKTKSQRQDMILWHLKGKNSLERSANSRFEKPSDYVEYLQNGEHSEHKVYQCVESLRVALTSNPISWIKEFGVSGIGQIEKLLSRSKKDRTSDRIEFEAIRCLKAIMNNTWGLNVVLNPDQHSVLLLLAQSLDPRKPQTMGEALKLLASFCLVNERNGYEKVLRAITTIASTSFKASERFRPIVDALFVTDKADPKKELACHSLIFINTLTNTPTDLNFRLHLRCEIMRMGLYDHLDDFNKIVEASNNDALQDHFKIFNESREDDFEEFVQRFDSVTFNMDDATDCFEVLKNLVTDTTSEPYFLSILQHLLYIRDDFYFRPAYYQLIEECISQIVFHKGYCDPNFENRDFKIDTSLLLDEMVEKSKAKEAKKAEEYEKKIELLVSAKQEAEAKAAHLEEKVKLMEANGVAAPSPNKLPKVNIPMPPPPPGGGPPPPPPPPMPGRAGGGPPPPPPPPMPGMGGGPPPPPPMPGMGRGGPPPPPMPGMMRPGGPPPPPMMLVPVLPHGLKPKKKWEVKNPMKRANWKAIAPNNMSEKAFWVKCQEDKLAQEEFLAEVAMKFSSKPVKKEQKDAVDKPTTLTKKNVDLRVLDGKTAQNLAIMLGGSLKHLSYEQIKICLLRCDTAILSSNILQQLIQYLPPPEQLKRLQEIKAKGEPLPPIEQFAATIGEIKRLSPRLHNLNFKLTYADMVQDIKPDIVAGTAACEEVRNSQKFSKILELILLLGNYMNSGSKNEAAFGFEISYLTKLTNTKDADNKQTLLHYLADLVEKRFPDALNFYDDLSHVDKASRVNMDGIQKSMRLMNSAVKNLETDLQNNKVPQCDDDKFSEVMSKFAEECRQQVDVLGKMQLQMEKLFKDLSEYYAFDPNKYTMEEFFADIKTFKDAFQAAYNENVRQREELERKRRLQEAREQSIREQQERQKHKTALVDMDGPQTQEGVMDSLLEALQTGSAFGQRNRQARRQRPAGAERRAQLSRSRSRTRVNNGQLMTREMILNEVLGSA; encoded by the exons atgtCTCGTCACGAAAAAACCAAGTCCACGGGTGGTGGCATCTTGGAGAGTCTCTTTGGAAGACCCTCAAAATCGAAGGGAGGAAGCATCAACAGTGGCACCCTCACCCATGGCGGTAGGCCCGTATCCTCCGAGAACGATCCCGTCCAGGGTGTGGAGGACTGGAAGGAGTATATTCAGAGCCTCAGCGAGGAGGAGATAAATGCCAAGTTTCTGGAAATCATCGATGACATGAACATACCGAAGGACAAGCGGGAACCGTTGCTGGCCAAGACAAAGTCACAGCGTCAGGATATGATATTGTGGCATCTAAAAG GCAAGAACTCACTGGAGCGCAGCGCCAACTCCCGCTTCGAGAAGCCCTCGGACTACGTGGAATACCTGCAGAATGGAGAGCACAGCGAGCACAAGGTTTACCAGTGCGTGGAATCGCTTCGCGTGGCCCTCACCAGCAACCCGATCTCGTGGATCAAGGAGTTCGGGGTGTCGGGCATCGGTCAGATCGAGAAGCTATTGTCGCGCTCCAAAAAGGATCGCACCTCGGACAGGATCGAGTTTGAGGCGATTCGATGCCTGAAGGCTATCATGAACAATACCTGGGGCCTGAATGTCGTCCTCAATCCGGATCAGCATAgtgtgttgctgctgctggcccaGTCCCTGGATCCCCGCAAGCCGCAGACCATGGGCGAGGCTCTCAAGTTGTTGGCTTCATTCTGTCTAGTCAACGAGCGAAATGGCTACGAGAAGGTGCTGAGAGCCATTACCACCATAGCATCCACCTCCTTCAAGGCCAGCGAGCGCTTCCGTCCGATTGTGGATGCCCTGTTCGTGACAGACAAGGCGGATCCTAAGAAGGAACTGGCCTGCCACAGCTTGATTTTCATCAACACCCTCACGAACACGCCCACGGACCTGAACTTCCGGCTGCATCTGCGCTGTGAGATTATGCGAATGGGTCTCTACGATCACCTGGACGACTTCAACAAAATAGTGGAGGCCAGCAACAACGATGCACTGCAGGATCACTTCAAGATCTTCAACGAAAGCCGCGAGGATGACTTCGAGGAGTTTGTCCAGCGCTTCGATAGTGTCACCTTCAACATGGACGATGCCACGGACTGCTTCGAGGTGCTGAAGAACCTGGTCACCGACACCACATCCGAGCCCTACTTCCTGTCCATCCTGCAGCATCTGCTGTACATCAGAGACGACTTCTACTTCCGACCAGCCTACTACCAGCTGATTGAGGAGTGCATCTCGCAGATTGTCTTCCACAAGGGTTACTGTGACCCCAATTTCGAGAACAGGGACTTCAAAATAGACACCTCGCTGCTGCTGGACGAGATGGTGGAAAAGTCCAAGGCCAAGGAGGCCAAGAAGGCTGAGGAGTACGAGAAGAAGATCGAGCTGCTGGTAAGCGCGAAGCAGGAGGCGGAAGCCAAGGCCGCTCATCTCGAGGAGAAAGTCAAGCTGATGGAGGCGAATGGTGTGGCGGCTCCGTCGCCAAATAAGTTGCCGAAAGTCAACATACCCatgccgccgccaccgccaggAGGAGGCCCTCCACCTCCGCCCCCACCACCCATGCCAGGTAGGGCGGGTGGCGgtccaccaccacctccgccACCTCCAATGCCGGGTATGGGTGGAGGACCACCTCCTCCGCCCCCCATGCCCGGTATGGGTAGGGGTGGACCACCGCCACCACCTATGCCGGGTATGATGCGTCCTGGAGGCCCGCCACCACCGCCCATGATGCTGGTACCCGTACTTCCGCACGGTCTAAAGCCCAAGAAGAAGTGGGAGGTCAAAAATCCAATGAAACGGGCAAACTGGAAGGCCATCGCTCCCAATAACATGTCGGAGAAGGCCTTTTGGGTCAAGTGCCAGGAGGATAAGCTGGCCCAGGAGGAATTCCTAGCCGAGGTGGCTATGAAGTTCTCCTCCAAGCCGGTCAAGAAGGAGCAAAAGGATGCAGTGGACAAGCCGACGACGCTGACCAAGAAGAACGTCGATCTGCGCGTGCTGGATGGCAAGACGGCCCAGAATCTGGCCATCATGCTGGGTGGCTCCCTGAAACACCTGTCCTACGAACAGATTAAGATATGTCTGCTGCGCTGCGACACCGCCATCCTCTCGAGCAACATCCTGCAGCAACTTATCCAATACCTGCCGCCTCCAGAGCAACTCAAGCGTCTGCAGGAGATTAAGGCGAAGGGAGAACCCTTGCCACCAATTGAACAATTTGCAGCTACCATAG GTGAAATCAAACGTCTGTCGCCACGTCTCCATAACCTGAACTTTAAGCTAACCTACGCGGACATGGTGCAGGATATAAAACCGGATATTGTGGCTGGAACGGCGGCATGCGAGGAAGTGCGAAACAGCCAGAAGTTCTCCAAGATCCTGGAACTTATTCTCCTGCTCGGAAACTACATGAATTCGGGTTCCAAAAACGAAGCGGCTTTTGGCTTTGAAATCAGTTATCTCACCAAGCTGACCAACACAAAGGACGCGGACAACAAGCAGACACTGCTACACTATTTGGCTGACTTGGTGGAGAAGCGCTTCCCCGATGCCCTCAACTTCTATGACGATCTCTCGCACGTGGACAAGGCGTCGAGGGTGAACATGGATGGCATTCAGAAGTCGATGCGTCTTATGAACTCGGCTGTAAAGAATCTGGAAACGGATCTGCAAAACAATAAGGTGCCGCAGTGCGATGATGACAAGTTCAGCGAGGTGATGAGCAAGTTTGCCGAGGAGTGCCGCCAACAAGTGGATGTGTTAG GCAAAATGCAATTGCAAATGGAGAAACTGTTCAAGGACCTCAGCGAGTACTATGCCTTCGATCCCAACAAATACACCATGGAGGAGTTCTTCGCGGACATCAAGACGTTCAAGGATGCCTTCCAGGCGGCGTACAACGAAAATGTACGCCAGCGCGAGGAGCTGGAGAGGAAGCGACGTTTGCAAGAAGCCCGAGAGCAATCCATTCGGGAGCAGCAGGAACGCCAGAAACACAAGACCGCCTTGGTGGACATGGATGGGCCGCAGACGCAGGAGGGCGTGATGGACAGCCTGCTGGAGGCTCTACAAACGGGCTCGGCCTTCGGGCAGCGGAATAGACAGGCCCGCCGCCAACGTCCGGCGGGTGCGGAACGGAGGGCCCAACTCAGTCGGAGTCGGTCGCGGACGCGGGTCAACAATGGCCAGCTGATGACCCGCGAGATGATCCTCAATGAGGTGCTCGGCTCCGCGTAG
- the Rhau gene encoding ATP-dependent DNA/RNA helicase DHX36 has translation MQRGRESAGSNARKGNRPPGLKGKEIGLYYRNLARQRKKESGEQERPEKPSITLGCNVSAPYGVLQKAMGLLESYKEALANERCDEDEQFKEQFGHILRVNFEQFVNESKEKHKGYSYDNSRLDEKLKDELEQRQRSELGRKRMSGRQKLPAMKYAADILQAVKENQVILIVGSTGCGKTTQVPQILLDDAIANGRGTSCRIVCTQPRRISAITIAKWVGYERCEDLGQSVGYQIRLESQKARDRASITYCTTGVVLQQLQGDPLMSNLSVLILDEIHERSVETDLLMGLLKAILPHRPDLKVILMSATVREQDFCDYFDNCPMFRVEGVMFPVEMLYLEDILALTKYNFRKQFKNRRRNSCSADQEMQHMAMIEPYIRTIKNSHDKYVLDQLRLPQSEGCEDLDFIADLVYYICDTEPDGAILVFLPGYDKISKLYSLLDDPSSSAGKRCKEKIIMFALHSLIHTSEQQAVFQKPPPGKRKVIISSIISESSVTIDDVVYVINSGRTKSTNYDIETNIQSLEEVWVTKANTQQRKGRAGRVRPGICYNLFSRARETRMQDVPKPEILRSKLESIILNLKLLHIENPYNFLGTLINAPNPEAIKIGVNLLMRIGALDSNRVLTPLGMHLAKLPIDPQMGKMILMSALFCCLDPITSAAAALSHKSPFYSPLGQESRLDEIKRDLARNMRSDHLLVHNAIIGYRESRSFRTDRDFCYKNFLSYMTLQQIEDMKHQFSELLFNSKFLTARSCKDSISNMNSSKVPLLRAIIGAGLYPNMAHMRKSRKLKNKVRAIHHMSTDDGRRVNFHPSSINSGDSGFESDYFVYYQRQKSTALYLLDSTMVFPMALIIFGDGVETGSVDGRPYICVANTYYFKCDNETAEVVLELRSHLEKFLLRKALYPAPVEENGFENLLFSAIGQLLSLDEKMGDEDISSDEIDDI, from the exons atgcaaaggGGTCGTGAGTCTGCGGGATCAAATGCCCGCAAGGGCAACCGACCCCCTGGACTAAAAGGCAAAGAAATCGGCCTCTATTACCGGAATCTGGCACGGCAGCGAAAAAAGGAGTCAGGCGAACAAGAGAGACCTGAAAAGCCTTCGATTACCTTAGGATGCAATGTCAGCGCTCCGTATGGTGTTCTTCAGAAAGCCATGGGCCTTCTGGAGTCCTATAAGGAGGCTCTGGCCAATGAGAGATGTGATGAGGACGAGCAGTTCAAGGAGCAATTCGGACACATTTTGAGGGTGAACTTTGAGCAGTTCGTCAATGAATCTAAGGAGAAACACAAAGGATATAGTTACGATAATAGCCGACTAGATGAGAAGCTGAAAGATGAGCTGGAGCAGCGGCAGCGAAGCGAACTTGGCAGAAAGCGAATGTCGGGGCGGCAGAAACTTCCCGCCATGAAATATGCAGCAGACATACTCCAAGCGGTGAAAGAGAACCAGGTGATTCTCATAGTGGGCAGCACTGGATGTGGAAAAACAACTCAGGTGCCGCAAATCCTTCTCGATGACGCCATAGCCAATGGCCGTGGTACCTCGTGTCGCATTGTTTGCACCCAACCGCGCCGGATTTCGGCCATAACCATAGCCAAGTGGGTTGGCTACGAGCGCTGTGAGGATCTGGGCCAGTCGGTGGGCTATCAAATTCGCTTAGAGTCGCAGAAGGCACGCGATCGCGCTTCCATTACCTACTGCACCACAGGCGTAGTATTGCAACAATTACAAGGAGATCCTCTAATGAGCAACCTCAGTGTCCTGATTCTAGATGAGATACACGAACGCAGTGTAGAAACGGACTTGCTTATGGGCCTGCTGAAGGCTATCCTGCCCCACAGACCCGATCTGAAAGTCATCCTCATGAGTGCTACGGTGCGGGAACAAGATTTTTGCGATTATTTCGACAACTGCCCCATGTTTCGCGTCGAAGGTGTTATGTTTCCCGTAGAAATGCTCTATCTGGAAGATATCCTGGCCCTGACAAAGTATAACTTCCGCAAACAGTTTAAAAATCGTCGTCGTAACAGCTGTAGTGCCGATCAGGAAATGCAACACATGGCCATGATAGAACCCTACATACGAACCATCAAGAACTCGCATGACAAATACGTTTTGGATCAATTGCGCTTGCCGCAATCAGAGGGTTGTGAGGATCTGGATTTCATTGCTGATCTAGTCTACTACATCTGTGATACCGAGCCCGATGGAGCCATTTTGGTCTTCCTGCCGGGCTACGATAAAATTTCCAAACTGTACAGTCTACTCGACGATCCGTCCTCATCTGCCGGCAAAAGATGCAAGGAAAAGATAATTATGTTTGCTTTACATTCCCTAATTCACACTTCGGAGCAACAGGCTGTCTTCCAAAAGCCCCCTCCTGGCAAACGCAAGGTCATCATATCCTCCATAATATCCGAATCCTCAGTGACCATTGACGATGTTGTCTATGTGATTAACAGTGGCAGGACAAAGAGCACCAACTATGACATCGAAACGAACATTCAGTCCCTGGAGGAGGTCTGGGTGACCAAAGCCAATACGCAGCAACGTAAGGGAAGAGCCGGACGCGTCCGACCTGGCATCTGTTACAATCTGTTCAGTCGAGCGCGGGAAACGAGAATGCAGGATGTTCCAAAGCCGGAGATTTTAAGGTCCAAACTGGAATCAATCATTTTGAATTTGAAGTTGTTGCACATCGAGAATCCGTACAACTTTCTGGGCACTTTAATCAATGCCCCTAATCCGGAGGCCATAAAGATTGGAGTGAACTTGCTGATGCG CATTGGAGCTTTAGATTCGAATAGAGTCCTTACTCCGTTGGGAATGCATCTGGCCAAGCTCCCCATTGATCCCCAAATGGGAAAAATGATTCTGATGTCGGCACTATTCTGTTGCTTGGATCCCATCACCTCGGCAGCGGCAGCACTTTCCCACAAATCGCCCTTCTACTCTCCGCTGGGTCAGGAGAGCCGCCTGGACGAGATCAAGCGAGACTTGGCCCGCAACATGCGTAGTGATCACCTTTTGGTTCACAACGCCATCATTGGCTATAGGGAAAGTCGATCCTTTCGCACCGATCGGGACTTTTGCTACAAGAACTTTCTCAGTTACATGACCCTGCAGCAGATCGAGGATATGAAACACCAATTTTCTGAACTTCTATTCAACTCCAA GTTTTTGACTGCTAGAAGCTGCAAAGATTCTATTTCCAATATGAACTCCTCCAAAGTTCCCCTGCTTAGAGCCATCATTGGTGCTGGTCTTTATCCCAACATGGCCCACATGAG AAAATctcgaaaattgaaaaacaaagtTCGTGCCATTCATCACATGTCCACTGATGATGGCCGCCGGGTCAACTTCCATCCCTCTTCCATCAACAGTGGCGACAGTGGCTTCGAGTCGGACTACTTTGTTTACTACCAACGCCAAAAATCGACCGCACTATACCTGCTCGACTCCACCATGGTGTTTCCCATGGCGCTGATTATTTTTGGCGATGGAGTAGAGACCGGATCGGTCGACGGTAGGCCCTATATATGTGTGGCCAATACATATTA CTTTAAATGTGATAACGAAACCGCTGAGGTGGTTTTGGAACTACGTAGCCACTTGGAGAAATTCCTTCTAAGAAAGGCATTATATCCAGCTCCTGTTGAGGAAAATGGATTCGAAAATCTATTATTTAG TGCCATTGGACAACTTTTGTCGCTCGATGAGAAAATGGGCGATGAGGACATCTCCTCGGATGAAATCGACGACATATAA
- the Ns4 gene encoding guanine nucleotide-binding protein-like 1: MPQQRRKVAFSGKKKKDQMLQKRSTKGPPKYLRSTQESYEDSDVPETTRKLMEQPFGRGGNRNKNVNRYNLQFYQEGKKELEQMKQEGFKPLDVLSPKEREVDERFFANCDFPVRPTWKPEHTKEQLDRSENRYFKEYVDELQKKQRASDSKELSLFELNLETWRQLWRVLEFSDILLIIVDMRYATLMFPPSLYDYIINTLKKQAIVVFNKVDLVEPQVVVAWREYFKERYPQLPVVLFASFLPRSRKGNQRGPQAHRRSMEGVYNIYKECQRYVQGEVDLKEWEKKIREDMSSDHLDILEDVTAAVEGELKISSSIDTTPHEHVKYHNGVLTIGCIGFPNVGKSSLINALKGRKVVSVSRTPGHTKHFQTIFLTPLVRLCDCPGLVFPSTTPKSLQVLLGSFPISQLAVPYRSLKFLGEHLNLPQLLRLHLPEDYDEWSAVAISDAWAYKRGFLTAKAARPDRYRAANHILRSCLAGQQQLVLQFYPPGYEERRDHWLQHPDLAEVKKYQQQELDEPESETNGDTSSVCSDTADSDDEDEDSSNDETNADEDECAIEEDPPRSRNVFALLEDD; encoded by the exons ATGCCACAGCAGCGGCGCAAGGTGGCCTTTAGCGGCAAGAAAAAGAAGGACCAAATGCTGCAGAAGCGCAGCACAAAAG GTCCGCCCAAATACCTTAGAAGCACTCAGGAATCCTACGAGGACAGCGATGTGCCCGAAACCACAAGGAAGCTAATGGAGCAACCGTTTGGTCGTGGCGGAAACCGGAACAAAAACGTCAATCGTTATAACCTACAGTTCTACCAAGAGGGCAAGAAGGAACTGGAGCAAATGAAGCAGGAAGGCTTTAAGCCGCTGGACGTGCTCAGTCCCAAGGAACGCGAGGTGGACGAACGATTCTTTGCCAACTGTGACTTTCCCGTACGACCAACCTGGAAACCGGAACACACCAAGGAGCAGCTCGATCGCAGCGAGAATCGGTATTTTAAG GAATATGTGGATGAACTGCAAAAAAAGCAGCGTGCCAGCGATTCTAAGGAGCTTTCCCTCTTCGAGCTTAACTTAGAGACTTGGCGTCAGCTGTGGCGTGTCCTGGAATTCTCGGACATCCTGCTGATCATTGTAGACATGCGATATGCCACGCTGATGTTTCCGCCCTCGTTGTATGACTACATCATAAACACCCTCAAGAAGCAGGCCATAGTTGTATTCAACAAGGTGGATCTGGTGGAGCCGCAGGTTGTGGTGGCGTGGAGAGAGTACTTTAAAGAGCGCTATCCCCAATTGCCCGTCGTATTATTTGCCTCGTTTCTACCACGATCCCGTAAAGGCAATCAACGTGGACCGCAGGCTCATCGCAGAAGCATGGAAGGCGTGTATAACATCTACAAGGAATGCCAGCGATATGTCCAGGGTGAAGTGGACCTAAAGGAGTGGGAGAAAAAGATTCGCGAGGATATGAGCAGCGACCACTTGGACATACTGGAGGATGTTACGGCTGCGGTAGAGGGTGAGCTGAAgatcagcagcagcatcgATACCACACCGCATGAGCACGTCAAGTACCACAATGGAGTCCTGACGATCGGCTGTATCGGGTTCCCAAACGTGGGCAAGTCGTCTCTGATCAACGCCTTGAAGGGACGCAAAGTAGTCAGCGTGAGTCGCACCCCGGGACACACAAAGCATTTTCAAACCATTTTCCTGACACCGCTGGTCCGCCTGTGCGACTGTCCTGGTTTAGTCTTTCCCTCGACGACCCCAAAGAGCCTTCAAGTCCTTTTGGGAAGTTTCCCGATCTCCCAACTGGCGGTCCCGTATCGTTCGCTAAAGTTCCTTGGAGAGCACTTGAACCTGCCTCAGCTTTTGAGGCTCCATTTGCCGGAGGACTATGACGAGTGGTCGGCAGTAGCCATTTCGGACGCCTGGGCCTACAAGAGAGGATTTTTGACGGCCAAGGCAGCCCGACCGGATCGCTATCGCGCCGCCAATCACATTCTGCGCTCGTGCCTTGCCGGCCAGCAGCAGTTGGTTCTCCAATTTTATCCTCCAGGCTACGAGGAGCGACGGGATCACTGGCTGCAGCATCCGGATTTGGCAGAGGTCAAAAAGTACCAACAGCAAGAGCTGGACGAACCTGAGAGTGAGACCAATGGGGACACTTCCTCCGTTTGCTCAGACA ccGCCGACAGCGATGACGAGGATGAGGACAGCTCTAACGATGAAACCAATGCCGATGAAGACGAATGCGCCATTGAGGAGGATCCCCCCAGATCTCGGAATGTGTTTGCCCTTTTAGAGGACGATTAG
- the Amacr gene encoding alpha-methylacyl-CoA racemase — MPLKGIKVLEFVGLAPGPLCGKILTDFGATVTRIDKILDNPLDVLQQGKRTMSLDLKNPKGQALVRRLASKCDVLIEPFRPGVMEKLNLGPAQLCAENPRLIYARLTGFGQHGRLAPRAGHDINYAAMSGVLSMLGRRTEKPTAPINLLADFAGGSVMCAFGICLALLERHNSGRGQVVDSSMVEGAAYVASWLFMSRDLPVWGHERGSNFLDGGAYCYDTYETKDGLFMSVGALEPQFFEVLKGCLNLPEDLSQFAPDDQERGRRLLTEAFLTKTQAEWSQIFEDLDACVYPVLDYREAHKHDHNQARESFEVIGEGLAPRPAPRLSRTPGKLAQERDNKQLELIDELQLKPEELKELLDTGVLTLPKGAKL; from the exons ATGCCGCTGAAGGGCATTAAAGTACTGGAATTCGTGGGCCTGGCCCCTGGACCACTTTGTGGCAAGATACTTACCGACTTTGGCGCAACAGTAACCCGTATCGACAAG ATTCTTGATAATCCCCTCGATGTGCTGCAGCAGGGAAAACGCACCATGAGCCTTGATTTAAAGAATCCGAAAGGGCAGGCATTGGTACGCCGACTGGCCAGCAAGTGTGATGTGCTCATAGAACCATTTCGTCCGGGTGTGATGGAGAAACTGAACCTCGGACCCGCCCAGCTATGTGCAGAGAATCCCCGCCTGATTTATGCCCGTCTCACAGGATTCGGGCAGCACGGAAGACTGGCTCCCAGGGCTGGCCATGACATCAACTATGCCGCCATGTCGGGAGTGCTTTCCATGCTGGGCCGACGAACGGAGAAACCCACTGCACCCATTAATCTCCTGGCAGATTTCGCGGGAGGCAGTGTCATGTGTGCCTTCGGTATCTGCCTGGCTCTTCTGGAGCGTCACAACTCTGGGCGTGGCCAGGTAGTAGACTCCTCCATGGTGGAGGGAGCTGCTTATGTGGCCAGTTGGCTCTTTATGTCCCGGGACTTGCCAGTTTGGGGACACGAGCGAGGCAGTAACTTTCTGGATGGTGGCGCCTACTGCTACGATACTTACGAAACAAAGGATGGTCTCTTCATGTCCGTGGGTGCCTTGGAACCGCAGTTCTTCGAAGTGCTGAAAGGTTGTCTGAACCTACCGGAGGATCTCTCCCAGTTTGCACCGGATGACCAGGAGCGAGGCAGAAGACTGTTGACGGAAGCCTTTCTAACCAAAACCCAAGCGGAATGGTCGCAGATATTTGAAGACTTGGATGCTTGCGTGTATCCAGTGCTGGATTACCGGGAGGCCCACAAACACGATCACAACCAGGCGAGGGAATCGTTTGAAGTTATTGGCGAGGGACTAGCTCCACGCCCAGCTCCTCGACTGAGCAGGACTCCTGGCAAGTTGGCCCAGGAGCGTGATAATAAACAACTAGAACTGATTGATGAATTGCAACTGAAACCAGAGGAACTAAAGGAGTTGCTCGATACGGGGGTACTCACTCTTCCCAAGGGAGCTAAGCTTTAG